From Cronobacter turicensis z3032, the proteins below share one genomic window:
- the sbmA gene encoding Protein sbmA — protein MFKSFFPRPGAFFLSALIWAMIAVVVWQMSGGWLAERFGVAGELPISAARFWSGNFILFYAYYALCVGLFAAFWRVYCPHRWQRWSVLGSALLIFVTWFMVELSVAINAWYAPFFDLIQTALGAPNKVKIGQLYSGIMVFLGIALIYVTVGVMNNFFISHYIFRWRTAMNEYYMAHWQHLRHIEGAAQRVQEDTMRFASTLEDMGVSLLKAVMTLIAFLPVLVALSPHVKELPIVGEVPYGLVIAAIVWALMGTGLLALVGIKLPGLEFRNQRVEAAYRKELVYGEDDPTRADPQTVQALFSNVRYNYFRLYFHYTYFNIARILYLQVDAIFGLFLMFPSIAAGSITLGLMSQIGNVFGEVRGAFQYLISSWTTLVELMSIYKRLRSFERTLNDKPDLEPETQEAL, from the coding sequence ATGTTTAAATCCTTTTTTCCTCGTCCCGGCGCCTTTTTTCTTTCGGCGCTGATCTGGGCGATGATTGCCGTCGTCGTCTGGCAGATGAGCGGCGGCTGGCTCGCCGAACGGTTTGGCGTGGCGGGCGAACTGCCCATCAGCGCGGCCCGTTTCTGGTCGGGCAATTTTATCCTTTTCTACGCTTACTACGCGCTTTGCGTGGGGCTGTTCGCCGCCTTCTGGCGCGTCTATTGCCCGCACCGCTGGCAGCGCTGGTCAGTGCTGGGTTCGGCGCTGCTGATCTTCGTCACCTGGTTTATGGTGGAGCTGAGCGTCGCCATTAACGCCTGGTATGCGCCGTTCTTCGATCTGATCCAGACTGCGCTCGGCGCGCCCAATAAAGTCAAAATCGGCCAGCTCTATAGCGGCATCATGGTGTTTCTGGGCATTGCGCTTATTTACGTCACGGTCGGCGTGATGAATAACTTCTTTATCAGCCACTATATTTTCCGCTGGCGCACCGCCATGAACGAATACTACATGGCGCACTGGCAGCATCTGCGCCATATCGAAGGCGCCGCGCAGCGTGTGCAGGAAGACACTATGCGTTTCGCCTCCACGCTTGAGGATATGGGCGTGTCGCTGCTGAAAGCCGTGATGACGCTGATTGCCTTCCTGCCTGTGCTGGTGGCGCTCTCGCCGCACGTGAAAGAACTGCCGATCGTGGGCGAAGTGCCTTACGGGCTGGTGATCGCCGCGATCGTCTGGGCGCTGATGGGCACCGGCCTGCTGGCGCTGGTCGGGATCAAACTGCCGGGCCTGGAGTTTCGCAACCAGCGCGTTGAGGCGGCCTATCGTAAAGAGCTGGTTTACGGCGAAGACGATCCGACGCGCGCCGATCCGCAAACGGTGCAGGCGCTGTTCAGCAACGTGCGCTACAACTATTTCCGGCTCTACTTCCATTACACCTATTTCAACATCGCCCGCATTCTCTACCTGCAGGTGGATGCGATTTTCGGCCTGTTTTTGATGTTCCCGTCGATTGCGGCCGGGTCGATTACGCTGGGGTTGATGTCGCAGATTGGTAACGTGTTTGGCGAAGTGCGCGGCGCATTCCAGTATCTGATTAGCTCCTGGACCACACTCGTGGAACTGATGTCTATCTACAAACGTCTGCGCAGCTTTGAGCGTACGCTGAACGATAAACCCGACCTCGAACCTGAAACGCAGGAAGCGCTGTAA